From Anopheles arabiensis isolate DONGOLA chromosome 3, AaraD3, whole genome shotgun sequence, a single genomic window includes:
- the LOC120900070 gene encoding plasma membrane calcium-transporting ATPase 1 isoform X7, translating into MATIDGRPAQYQITQKNLREIMEHRGREAVAKVNEYGGVGDICRKLYTSPNEGLSGSTADIDHRRETFGSNVIPPKPPKSFLTLVWEALQDVTLIILEIAAIISLLLSFYQPADDDEPVVQDEEEHYSWIEGLAILVSVFVVVVVTAFNDYSKEKQFRGLQSRIEGEHKFSVIRGGDAVQVNIGDIVVGDICQIKYGDLLPADGILIQSNDLKVDESSLTGESDHVKKNESTDPIVLSGTHVMEGSGKMVVTAVGVNSQAGIIFTLLGAAVDEHEAAAKQKKKEAKKAKKAAGAKDEITNNSHGHPQGIRSQTTVDSITSDDGGDEGSKSGGGGEGGGHGGKEKSVLQAKLTKLAIQIGYAGSTIAVLTVIILIIQFCIQTFVIEQKQWRNSYANNLVKHFIIGVTVLVVAVPEGLPLAVTLSLAYSVKKMMKDNNLVRHLDACETMGNATAICSDKTGTLTTNRMTVVQSYICEKLCLVTPRFSDIPRVVGEAIVDGIALNSAYTSGLMPGQNPGDPLQQVGNKTECALLGFVNGLGRNYQTIRDANPEDSFTRVYTFNSVRKSMSTVVPKPNGGGYRVFSKGASEIILKKCAFIYGQDGVLEKFTRDMQERLLHQVIEPMACDGLRTICIAFRDFVPGKPNINEVHYDGEPNWDDEENIISNLTCLCVVGIEDPVRPEVPEAIRKCQRAGITVRMVTGDNINTARSIATKCGILRPQDDFLILEGKEFNRRIRDSNGDIQQHLLDKVWPKLRVLARSSPTDKYNLVKGIIDSKVSASREVVAVTGDGTNDGPALKKADVGFAMGIAGTDVAKEASDIILTDDNFSSIVKAVMWGRNVYDSIAKFLQFQLTVNVVAVIVAFIGACAVQDSPLKAVQMLWMNLIMDTLASLALATEMPTPDLLLRKPYGRTKPLISRTMMKNILGQAVYQLVIVFGLLFVGDWFLDIESGRGQPLNSEATQHFTIIFNVFVFMTLFNELNARKIHGQRNIFQGLFTNPIFYSIWIITLVSQVFIIQFGKVAFSTKALNMEQWLWSVFFGLGTLIWGQIVTSIPTRKMPKKMAWGRGHPESEYTEAIRLGEERYETMDNDKKPRAGSNIQTGRLIEKFAVWTKSTTV; encoded by the exons ATGGCGACTATCGATGGACGACCGGCCCAGTACCAGATCACGCAGAAGAATCTGCGAGAGATCATGGAGCACCGGGGCCGGGAAGCGGTAGCAAAGGTGAACGAGTACGGCGGCGTGGGGGACATCTGCCGCAAGCTGTACACCTCTCCGAACGAGGGGCTGAGCGGATCGACAGCCGACATTGACCATCGGCGGGAAACGTTCGGCTCGAACGTGATCCCGCCGAAACCGCCCAAATCCTTCCTGACGCTCGTCTGGGAGGCGCTGCAGGACGTGACGCTGATCATCCTGGAAATTGCGGCCATCATTTCGCTCCTGCTGTCGTTCTACCAGCCCGCGGACGACGACGAACCGGTGGTGCAGGACGAGGAGGAACATTACTCGTGGATCGAAGGTCTGGCCATCCTCGTGTCGGTGTTTGTAGTGGTCGTCGTGACGGCATTCAACGACTACTCGAAGGAGAAACAGTTCCGTGGTCTGCAGTCCCGCATCGAGGGCGAGCACAAGTTCTCGGTCATTCGCGGTGGCGACGCGGTCCAGGTGAACATTGGCGACATCGTGGTGGGTGACATCTGCCAGATCAAGTACGGTGATTTGCTGCCGGCCGACGGTATTCTGATTCAGAGCAACGATCTGAAGGTGGACGAATCGTCGCTGACCGGTGAGTCGGACCACGTGAAGAAGAACGAGTCGACCGACCCGATCGTGCTGTCCGGCACGCACGTAATGGAGGGCAGCGGCAAGATGGTGGTGACGGCGGTCGGCGTAAACTCGCAGGCCGGCATCATTTTCACACTGCTCGGTGCGGCCGTCGATGAGCACGAGGCCGCCgccaagcagaagaagaaggaggcgAAGAAGGCGAAGAAGGCGGCCGGTGCAAAGGACGAAATCACCAACAACAGCCACGGCCATCCGCAGGGCATCCGCAGCCAGACGACGGTCGACTCCATCACCTCGGACGATGGTGGCGACGAGGGCAGCAagagcggcggcggcggcgaagGTGGCGGCCACGGCGGCAAGGAAAAGTCGGTGCTGCAGGCCAAGCTGACCAAGCTGGCCATCCAGATCGGGTACGCCGGTTCGACGATTGCCGTGCTGACGGtgatcatcctcatcatccaGTTCTGCATCCAGACGTTCGTAATCGAACAGAAGCAGTGGCGCAACTCGTACGCGAACAATCTGGTGAAGCACTTCATCATCGGTGTGACGGTGCTGGTCGTGGCCGTGCCGGAGGGTCTCCCGCTGGCCGTCACCCTGTCGCTCGCCTACTCggtgaagaagatgatgaaggACAACAACCTGGTGCGGCACTTGGACGCGTGCGAAACGATGGGTAACGCGACGGCGATCTGCTCCGACAAGACGGGCACGCTCACCACCAACCGGATGACGGTGGTGCAGTCGTACATCTGCGAGAAGCTGTGCCTGGTAACGCCCCGGTTCTCGGACATACCACGCGTGGTCGGCGAAGCGATCGTCGATGGCATTGCGCTCAATTCGGCGTACACGTCCGGCCTGATGCCCGGGCAGAATCCGGGCGATCCGCTGCAGCAGGTCGGCAACAAGACCGAATGCGCGCTGCTCGGCTTCGTGAACGGGCTCGGCCGCAACTACCAGACGATCCGGGACGCCAACCCGGAGGACTCGTTCACGCGCGTGTACACGTTCAACTCGGTGCGCAAATCGATGAGCACGGTCGTGCCGAAGCCGAACGGCGGCGGCTACCGCGTCTTCAGCAAGGGCGCCTCGGAGATCATACTGAAGAAATGTGCCTTCATCTACGGGCAGGACGGGGTGCTAGAAAAGTTCACCCGCGATATGCAGGAGCGCCTGCTGCACCAGGTAATCGAGCCGATGGCGTGCGACGGGCTGCGCACAATCTGCATCGCGTTCCGCGACTTCGTGCCCGGCAAGCCGAACATCAACGAGGTGCACTACGACGGCGAGCCTAACTGGGACGACGAGGAGAACATCATCAGCAATCTGACGTGCCTGTGCGTGGTCGGCATCGAGGATCCGGTGCGGCCGGAGGTGCCGGAAGCCATCCGCAAGTGCCAGCGGGCCGGCATCACGGTACGCATGGTGACGGGCGACAACATCAACACGGCGCGCTCGATCGCGACCAAGTGCGGCATCCTGCGGCCACAGGACGACTTCCTGATCTTGGAGGGTAAGGAGTTTAACCGGCGCATCCGCGACAGCAACGGCGACATACAGCAGCACCTGCTGGACAAGGTGTGGCCGAAGCTGCGTGTGCTGGCCCGCTCGTCGCCCACGGACAAGTACAACCTGGTGAAGGGTATCATCGACAGCAAGGTGTCGGCGAGCCGCGAGGTGGTGGCCGTCACCGGCGACGGTACGAACGATGGGCCCGCGCTCAAGAAGGCGGACGTCGGGTTCGCGATGGGCATTGCCGGTACCGACGTGGCGAAGGAAGCCTCGGACATCATCCTGACCGACGACAACTTTAGCAGCATCGTGAAGGCGGTCATGTGGGGCCGCAACGTGTACGACTCGATCGCCAAGTTCCTCCAGTTCCAGCTGACCGTCAACGTGGTGGCGGTCATCGTTGCGTTCATCGGTGCCTGTGCCGTGCAGGACTCGCCGCTGAAGGCGGTCCAGATGCTGTGGATGAACCTGATCATGGACACGCTCGCGTCGCTCGCCCTCGCGACGGAGATGCCGACGCCGGACCTGCTGCTGCGAAAGCCGTACGGCCGCACCAAGCCGCTGATCTCGCGAACGATGATGAAGAACATCCTCGGCCAGGCGGTCTACCAGCTGGTGATCGTGTTCGGGCTGCTGTTCGTCGGCGACTGGTTCCTGGATATCGAGTCCGGTCGTGGCCAGCCGCTCAACTCGGAGGCGACGCAGCACTTCACCATCATCTTCAACGTGTTCGTCTTCATGACGCTGTTCAACGAGCTGAACGCGCGCAAGATCcacggccagcggaacatcttCCAGGGCCTGTTTACCAATCCGATCTTCTACTCCATCTGGATCATAACGCTCGTCTCGCAGGTATTCATCATCCAGTTCGGCAAGGTGGCGTTCTCCACCAAAGCGCTGAACATGGAGCAGTGGCTCTGGAGCGTGTTCTTCGGGCTCGGCACACTGATCTGGGGCCAGATCGTGACGAGCATTCCGACGCGCAAGATGCCGAAAAAGATGGCGTGGGGTCGCGGACACCCGGAGTCCGAGTACACCGAGGCGATCCGGCTCGGCGAGGAGCGCTACGAAACGATGGACAATGACAAGAAACCCCGTGCAG GTTCCAACATCCAAACCGGCCGGCTAATAG AGAAATTCGCGGTATGGACAAAATCGACAACAGTCTAA
- the LOC120900070 gene encoding plasma membrane calcium-transporting ATPase 1 isoform X8 has product MATIDGRPAQYQITQKNLREIMEHRGREAVAKVNEYGGVGDICRKLYTSPNEGLSGSTADIDHRRETFGSNVIPPKPPKSFLTLVWEALQDVTLIILEIAAIISLLLSFYQPADDDEPVVQDEEEHYSWIEGLAILVSVFVVVVVTAFNDYSKEKQFRGLQSRIEGEHKFSVIRGGDAVQVNIGDIVVGDICQIKYGDLLPADGILIQSNDLKVDESSLTGESDHVKKNESTDPIVLSGTHVMEGSGKMVVTAVGVNSQAGIIFTLLGAAVDEHEAAAKQKKKEAKKAKKAAGAKDEITNNSHGHPQGIRSQTTVDSITSDDGGDEGSKSGGGGEGGGHGGKEKSVLQAKLTKLAIQIGYAGSTIAVLTVIILIIQFCIQTFVIEQKQWRNSYANNLVKHFIIGVTVLVVAVPEGLPLAVTLSLAYSVKKMMKDNNLVRHLDACETMGNATAICSDKTGTLTTNRMTVVQSYICEKLCLVTPRFSDIPRVVGEAIVDGIALNSAYTSGLMPGQNPGDPLQQVGNKTECALLGFVNGLGRNYQTIRDANPEDSFTRVYTFNSVRKSMSTVVPKPNGGGYRVFSKGASEIILKKCAFIYGQDGVLEKFTRDMQERLLHQVIEPMACDGLRTICIAFRDFVPGKPNINEVHYDGEPNWDDEENIISNLTCLCVVGIEDPVRPEVPEAIRKCQRAGITVRMVTGDNINTARSIATKCGILRPQDDFLILEGKEFNRRIRDSNGDIQQHLLDKVWPKLRVLARSSPTDKYNLVKGIIDSKVSASREVVAVTGDGTNDGPALKKADVGFAMGIAGTDVAKEASDIILTDDNFSSIVKAVMWGRNVYDSIAKFLQFQLTVNVVAVIVAFIGACAVQDSPLKAVQMLWMNLIMDTLASLALATEMPTPDLLLRKPYGRTKPLISRTMMKNILGQAVYQLVIVFGLLFVGDWFLDIESGRGQPLNSEATQHFTIIFNVFVFMTLFNELNARKIHGQRNIFQGLFTNPIFYSIWIITLVSQVFIIQFGKVAFSTKALNMEQWLWSVFFGLGTLIWGQIVTSIPTRKMPKKMAWGRGHPESEYTEAIRLGEERYETMDNDKKPRAEKFAVWTKSTTV; this is encoded by the exons ATGGCGACTATCGATGGACGACCGGCCCAGTACCAGATCACGCAGAAGAATCTGCGAGAGATCATGGAGCACCGGGGCCGGGAAGCGGTAGCAAAGGTGAACGAGTACGGCGGCGTGGGGGACATCTGCCGCAAGCTGTACACCTCTCCGAACGAGGGGCTGAGCGGATCGACAGCCGACATTGACCATCGGCGGGAAACGTTCGGCTCGAACGTGATCCCGCCGAAACCGCCCAAATCCTTCCTGACGCTCGTCTGGGAGGCGCTGCAGGACGTGACGCTGATCATCCTGGAAATTGCGGCCATCATTTCGCTCCTGCTGTCGTTCTACCAGCCCGCGGACGACGACGAACCGGTGGTGCAGGACGAGGAGGAACATTACTCGTGGATCGAAGGTCTGGCCATCCTCGTGTCGGTGTTTGTAGTGGTCGTCGTGACGGCATTCAACGACTACTCGAAGGAGAAACAGTTCCGTGGTCTGCAGTCCCGCATCGAGGGCGAGCACAAGTTCTCGGTCATTCGCGGTGGCGACGCGGTCCAGGTGAACATTGGCGACATCGTGGTGGGTGACATCTGCCAGATCAAGTACGGTGATTTGCTGCCGGCCGACGGTATTCTGATTCAGAGCAACGATCTGAAGGTGGACGAATCGTCGCTGACCGGTGAGTCGGACCACGTGAAGAAGAACGAGTCGACCGACCCGATCGTGCTGTCCGGCACGCACGTAATGGAGGGCAGCGGCAAGATGGTGGTGACGGCGGTCGGCGTAAACTCGCAGGCCGGCATCATTTTCACACTGCTCGGTGCGGCCGTCGATGAGCACGAGGCCGCCgccaagcagaagaagaaggaggcgAAGAAGGCGAAGAAGGCGGCCGGTGCAAAGGACGAAATCACCAACAACAGCCACGGCCATCCGCAGGGCATCCGCAGCCAGACGACGGTCGACTCCATCACCTCGGACGATGGTGGCGACGAGGGCAGCAagagcggcggcggcggcgaagGTGGCGGCCACGGCGGCAAGGAAAAGTCGGTGCTGCAGGCCAAGCTGACCAAGCTGGCCATCCAGATCGGGTACGCCGGTTCGACGATTGCCGTGCTGACGGtgatcatcctcatcatccaGTTCTGCATCCAGACGTTCGTAATCGAACAGAAGCAGTGGCGCAACTCGTACGCGAACAATCTGGTGAAGCACTTCATCATCGGTGTGACGGTGCTGGTCGTGGCCGTGCCGGAGGGTCTCCCGCTGGCCGTCACCCTGTCGCTCGCCTACTCggtgaagaagatgatgaaggACAACAACCTGGTGCGGCACTTGGACGCGTGCGAAACGATGGGTAACGCGACGGCGATCTGCTCCGACAAGACGGGCACGCTCACCACCAACCGGATGACGGTGGTGCAGTCGTACATCTGCGAGAAGCTGTGCCTGGTAACGCCCCGGTTCTCGGACATACCACGCGTGGTCGGCGAAGCGATCGTCGATGGCATTGCGCTCAATTCGGCGTACACGTCCGGCCTGATGCCCGGGCAGAATCCGGGCGATCCGCTGCAGCAGGTCGGCAACAAGACCGAATGCGCGCTGCTCGGCTTCGTGAACGGGCTCGGCCGCAACTACCAGACGATCCGGGACGCCAACCCGGAGGACTCGTTCACGCGCGTGTACACGTTCAACTCGGTGCGCAAATCGATGAGCACGGTCGTGCCGAAGCCGAACGGCGGCGGCTACCGCGTCTTCAGCAAGGGCGCCTCGGAGATCATACTGAAGAAATGTGCCTTCATCTACGGGCAGGACGGGGTGCTAGAAAAGTTCACCCGCGATATGCAGGAGCGCCTGCTGCACCAGGTAATCGAGCCGATGGCGTGCGACGGGCTGCGCACAATCTGCATCGCGTTCCGCGACTTCGTGCCCGGCAAGCCGAACATCAACGAGGTGCACTACGACGGCGAGCCTAACTGGGACGACGAGGAGAACATCATCAGCAATCTGACGTGCCTGTGCGTGGTCGGCATCGAGGATCCGGTGCGGCCGGAGGTGCCGGAAGCCATCCGCAAGTGCCAGCGGGCCGGCATCACGGTACGCATGGTGACGGGCGACAACATCAACACGGCGCGCTCGATCGCGACCAAGTGCGGCATCCTGCGGCCACAGGACGACTTCCTGATCTTGGAGGGTAAGGAGTTTAACCGGCGCATCCGCGACAGCAACGGCGACATACAGCAGCACCTGCTGGACAAGGTGTGGCCGAAGCTGCGTGTGCTGGCCCGCTCGTCGCCCACGGACAAGTACAACCTGGTGAAGGGTATCATCGACAGCAAGGTGTCGGCGAGCCGCGAGGTGGTGGCCGTCACCGGCGACGGTACGAACGATGGGCCCGCGCTCAAGAAGGCGGACGTCGGGTTCGCGATGGGCATTGCCGGTACCGACGTGGCGAAGGAAGCCTCGGACATCATCCTGACCGACGACAACTTTAGCAGCATCGTGAAGGCGGTCATGTGGGGCCGCAACGTGTACGACTCGATCGCCAAGTTCCTCCAGTTCCAGCTGACCGTCAACGTGGTGGCGGTCATCGTTGCGTTCATCGGTGCCTGTGCCGTGCAGGACTCGCCGCTGAAGGCGGTCCAGATGCTGTGGATGAACCTGATCATGGACACGCTCGCGTCGCTCGCCCTCGCGACGGAGATGCCGACGCCGGACCTGCTGCTGCGAAAGCCGTACGGCCGCACCAAGCCGCTGATCTCGCGAACGATGATGAAGAACATCCTCGGCCAGGCGGTCTACCAGCTGGTGATCGTGTTCGGGCTGCTGTTCGTCGGCGACTGGTTCCTGGATATCGAGTCCGGTCGTGGCCAGCCGCTCAACTCGGAGGCGACGCAGCACTTCACCATCATCTTCAACGTGTTCGTCTTCATGACGCTGTTCAACGAGCTGAACGCGCGCAAGATCcacggccagcggaacatcttCCAGGGCCTGTTTACCAATCCGATCTTCTACTCCATCTGGATCATAACGCTCGTCTCGCAGGTATTCATCATCCAGTTCGGCAAGGTGGCGTTCTCCACCAAAGCGCTGAACATGGAGCAGTGGCTCTGGAGCGTGTTCTTCGGGCTCGGCACACTGATCTGGGGCCAGATCGTGACGAGCATTCCGACGCGCAAGATGCCGAAAAAGATGGCGTGGGGTCGCGGACACCCGGAGTCCGAGTACACCGAGGCGATCCGGCTCGGCGAGGAGCGCTACGAAACGATGGACAATGACAAGAAACCCCGTGCAG AGAAATTCGCGGTATGGACAAAATCGACAACAGTCTAA
- the LOC120900070 gene encoding plasma membrane calcium-transporting ATPase 2 isoform X3, which yields MATIDGRPAQYQITQKNLREIMEHRGREAVAKVNEYGGVGDICRKLYTSPNEGLSGSTADIDHRRETFGSNVIPPKPPKSFLTLVWEALQDVTLIILEIAAIISLLLSFYQPADDDEPVVQDEEEHYSWIEGLAILVSVFVVVVVTAFNDYSKEKQFRGLQSRIEGEHKFSVIRGGDAVQVNIGDIVVGDICQIKYGDLLPADGILIQSNDLKVDESSLTGESDHVKKNESTDPIVLSGTHVMEGSGKMVVTAVGVNSQAGIIFTLLGAAVDEHEAAAKQKKKEAKKAKKAAGAKDEITNNSHGHPQGIRSQTTVDSITSDDGGDEGSKSGGGGEGGGHGGKEKSVLQAKLTKLAIQIGYAGSTIAVLTVIILIIQFCIQTFVIEQKQWRNSYANNLVKHFIIGVTVLVVAVPEGLPLAVTLSLAYSVKKMMKDNNLVRHLDACETMGNATAICSDKTGTLTTNRMTVVQSYICEKLCLVTPRFSDIPRVVGEAIVDGIALNSAYTSGLMPGQNPGDPLQQVGNKTECALLGFVNGLGRNYQTIRDANPEDSFTRVYTFNSVRKSMSTVVPKPNGGGYRVFSKGASEIILKKCAFIYGQDGVLEKFTRDMQERLLHQVIEPMACDGLRTICIAFRDFVPGKPNINEVHYDGEPNWDDEENIISNLTCLCVVGIEDPVRPEVPEAIRKCQRAGITVRMVTGDNINTARSIATKCGILRPQDDFLILEGKEFNRRIRDSNGDIQQHLLDKVWPKLRVLARSSPTDKYNLVKGIIDSKVSASREVVAVTGDGTNDGPALKKADVGFAMGIAGTDVAKEASDIILTDDNFSSIVKAVMWGRNVYDSIAKFLQFQLTVNVVAVIVAFIGACAVQDSPLKAVQMLWMNLIMDTLASLALATEMPTPDLLLRKPYGRTKPLISRTMMKNILGQAVYQLVIVFGLLFVGDWFLDIESGRGQPLNSEATQHFTIIFNVFVFMTLFNELNARKIHGQRNIFQGLFTNPIFYSIWIITLVSQVFIIQFGKVAFSTKALNMEQWLWSVFFGLGTLIWGQIVTSIPTRKMPKKMAWGRGHPESEYTEAIRLGEERYETMDNDKKPRAGQILWIRGLTRLQTQLRVVRAFRSTLEDLEERRSIHSLHSLRSSRSHPGGMSTSGTMTSQGLSNLLYPPGSNIQTGRLIGTNVGDLKYIDEDQRLHNNQHIIGEKWNSAKA from the exons ATGGCGACTATCGATGGACGACCGGCCCAGTACCAGATCACGCAGAAGAATCTGCGAGAGATCATGGAGCACCGGGGCCGGGAAGCGGTAGCAAAGGTGAACGAGTACGGCGGCGTGGGGGACATCTGCCGCAAGCTGTACACCTCTCCGAACGAGGGGCTGAGCGGATCGACAGCCGACATTGACCATCGGCGGGAAACGTTCGGCTCGAACGTGATCCCGCCGAAACCGCCCAAATCCTTCCTGACGCTCGTCTGGGAGGCGCTGCAGGACGTGACGCTGATCATCCTGGAAATTGCGGCCATCATTTCGCTCCTGCTGTCGTTCTACCAGCCCGCGGACGACGACGAACCGGTGGTGCAGGACGAGGAGGAACATTACTCGTGGATCGAAGGTCTGGCCATCCTCGTGTCGGTGTTTGTAGTGGTCGTCGTGACGGCATTCAACGACTACTCGAAGGAGAAACAGTTCCGTGGTCTGCAGTCCCGCATCGAGGGCGAGCACAAGTTCTCGGTCATTCGCGGTGGCGACGCGGTCCAGGTGAACATTGGCGACATCGTGGTGGGTGACATCTGCCAGATCAAGTACGGTGATTTGCTGCCGGCCGACGGTATTCTGATTCAGAGCAACGATCTGAAGGTGGACGAATCGTCGCTGACCGGTGAGTCGGACCACGTGAAGAAGAACGAGTCGACCGACCCGATCGTGCTGTCCGGCACGCACGTAATGGAGGGCAGCGGCAAGATGGTGGTGACGGCGGTCGGCGTAAACTCGCAGGCCGGCATCATTTTCACACTGCTCGGTGCGGCCGTCGATGAGCACGAGGCCGCCgccaagcagaagaagaaggaggcgAAGAAGGCGAAGAAGGCGGCCGGTGCAAAGGACGAAATCACCAACAACAGCCACGGCCATCCGCAGGGCATCCGCAGCCAGACGACGGTCGACTCCATCACCTCGGACGATGGTGGCGACGAGGGCAGCAagagcggcggcggcggcgaagGTGGCGGCCACGGCGGCAAGGAAAAGTCGGTGCTGCAGGCCAAGCTGACCAAGCTGGCCATCCAGATCGGGTACGCCGGTTCGACGATTGCCGTGCTGACGGtgatcatcctcatcatccaGTTCTGCATCCAGACGTTCGTAATCGAACAGAAGCAGTGGCGCAACTCGTACGCGAACAATCTGGTGAAGCACTTCATCATCGGTGTGACGGTGCTGGTCGTGGCCGTGCCGGAGGGTCTCCCGCTGGCCGTCACCCTGTCGCTCGCCTACTCggtgaagaagatgatgaaggACAACAACCTGGTGCGGCACTTGGACGCGTGCGAAACGATGGGTAACGCGACGGCGATCTGCTCCGACAAGACGGGCACGCTCACCACCAACCGGATGACGGTGGTGCAGTCGTACATCTGCGAGAAGCTGTGCCTGGTAACGCCCCGGTTCTCGGACATACCACGCGTGGTCGGCGAAGCGATCGTCGATGGCATTGCGCTCAATTCGGCGTACACGTCCGGCCTGATGCCCGGGCAGAATCCGGGCGATCCGCTGCAGCAGGTCGGCAACAAGACCGAATGCGCGCTGCTCGGCTTCGTGAACGGGCTCGGCCGCAACTACCAGACGATCCGGGACGCCAACCCGGAGGACTCGTTCACGCGCGTGTACACGTTCAACTCGGTGCGCAAATCGATGAGCACGGTCGTGCCGAAGCCGAACGGCGGCGGCTACCGCGTCTTCAGCAAGGGCGCCTCGGAGATCATACTGAAGAAATGTGCCTTCATCTACGGGCAGGACGGGGTGCTAGAAAAGTTCACCCGCGATATGCAGGAGCGCCTGCTGCACCAGGTAATCGAGCCGATGGCGTGCGACGGGCTGCGCACAATCTGCATCGCGTTCCGCGACTTCGTGCCCGGCAAGCCGAACATCAACGAGGTGCACTACGACGGCGAGCCTAACTGGGACGACGAGGAGAACATCATCAGCAATCTGACGTGCCTGTGCGTGGTCGGCATCGAGGATCCGGTGCGGCCGGAGGTGCCGGAAGCCATCCGCAAGTGCCAGCGGGCCGGCATCACGGTACGCATGGTGACGGGCGACAACATCAACACGGCGCGCTCGATCGCGACCAAGTGCGGCATCCTGCGGCCACAGGACGACTTCCTGATCTTGGAGGGTAAGGAGTTTAACCGGCGCATCCGCGACAGCAACGGCGACATACAGCAGCACCTGCTGGACAAGGTGTGGCCGAAGCTGCGTGTGCTGGCCCGCTCGTCGCCCACGGACAAGTACAACCTGGTGAAGGGTATCATCGACAGCAAGGTGTCGGCGAGCCGCGAGGTGGTGGCCGTCACCGGCGACGGTACGAACGATGGGCCCGCGCTCAAGAAGGCGGACGTCGGGTTCGCGATGGGCATTGCCGGTACCGACGTGGCGAAGGAAGCCTCGGACATCATCCTGACCGACGACAACTTTAGCAGCATCGTGAAGGCGGTCATGTGGGGCCGCAACGTGTACGACTCGATCGCCAAGTTCCTCCAGTTCCAGCTGACCGTCAACGTGGTGGCGGTCATCGTTGCGTTCATCGGTGCCTGTGCCGTGCAGGACTCGCCGCTGAAGGCGGTCCAGATGCTGTGGATGAACCTGATCATGGACACGCTCGCGTCGCTCGCCCTCGCGACGGAGATGCCGACGCCGGACCTGCTGCTGCGAAAGCCGTACGGCCGCACCAAGCCGCTGATCTCGCGAACGATGATGAAGAACATCCTCGGCCAGGCGGTCTACCAGCTGGTGATCGTGTTCGGGCTGCTGTTCGTCGGCGACTGGTTCCTGGATATCGAGTCCGGTCGTGGCCAGCCGCTCAACTCGGAGGCGACGCAGCACTTCACCATCATCTTCAACGTGTTCGTCTTCATGACGCTGTTCAACGAGCTGAACGCGCGCAAGATCcacggccagcggaacatcttCCAGGGCCTGTTTACCAATCCGATCTTCTACTCCATCTGGATCATAACGCTCGTCTCGCAGGTATTCATCATCCAGTTCGGCAAGGTGGCGTTCTCCACCAAAGCGCTGAACATGGAGCAGTGGCTCTGGAGCGTGTTCTTCGGGCTCGGCACACTGATCTGGGGCCAGATCGTGACGAGCATTCCGACGCGCAAGATGCCGAAAAAGATGGCGTGGGGTCGCGGACACCCGGAGTCCGAGTACACCGAGGCGATCCGGCTCGGCGAGGAGCGCTACGAAACGATGGACAATGACAAGAAACCCCGTGCAGGTCAGATATTATGGATCCGCGGCCTTACCCGGCTGCAGACCCAGCTTCGTGTTGTACGTGCATTTCGATCCACATTAGAAGATTTAGAGGAACGCCGTTCCATTCATAGCTTACATAGTCTTAGAAGTTCACGCAGTCATCCCGGAGGCATGAGCACGAGTGGTACAATGACTAGTCAAGGTCTCTCAAATCTCTTATATCCACCAGGTTCCAACATCCAAACCGGCCGGCTAATAGGTACTAATGTTGGCGATCTTAAGTATATTGATGAAGATCAAAGACTTCATAATAATCAGCATATTATAG GAGAAAAGTGGAACTCTGCGAAGGCCTAG